The proteins below are encoded in one region of Paludisphaera mucosa:
- a CDS encoding IS701 family transposase yields MAVAAAGKRPDRIARRVLIDIVAPLVAADGRLTLALDDAPTRPYGPHVQGAGIHHNPAPGPAGSPHVYVHVFVVLALLAVHPSWGTIALPLLSRLYVRKKDLPGIDPKHRPGFRTKLVLAVELLQWAHPWLGLLGKPVWLVADGAYAKADVLKPAKALGMTVVSRLRCDVALWSLPPEVPADRRGPGRPWIYGERRIDLAKRAGQRRGWSTEVFDLYDGNLIKRCKTFTATWRPAGGAFRVVMVDEPTGWVAYFCTDLAAAVADILGTISNRFGLEITFRDCKQVVGAGQQQVRFIHAGVGAFHDCLWTFTLTEAWAWGRDEDALVDRSDLPWDSLLRRPSFVDKRRAWRRELLGEQIHAALRPGATDEEIQAAAERLLSLAA; encoded by the coding sequence ATCGCCGTCGCGGCGGCGGGCAAGCGGCCCGACCGCATCGCCAGACGGGTCCTGATCGACATCGTCGCGCCGCTCGTGGCCGCGGATGGGCGGTTGACGCTCGCCCTCGACGACGCCCCGACGCGGCCGTACGGGCCGCACGTCCAGGGGGCGGGCATCCATCACAACCCGGCGCCCGGCCCGGCGGGATCGCCGCACGTCTACGTTCACGTCTTCGTCGTCCTGGCCCTGCTCGCCGTGCATCCGTCGTGGGGCACTATCGCATTGCCGCTCCTGTCCCGTCTCTACGTCCGCAAGAAAGACCTTCCCGGGATCGACCCGAAGCACCGGCCCGGGTTCCGAACCAAGCTCGTGCTCGCCGTGGAGCTGCTCCAGTGGGCCCATCCTTGGCTGGGCCTTCTCGGCAAGCCGGTCTGGCTGGTGGCCGACGGGGCCTACGCCAAGGCGGATGTGCTCAAGCCAGCGAAGGCCCTGGGGATGACTGTCGTCAGCCGGCTGAGGTGTGACGTCGCGCTGTGGTCGTTGCCGCCGGAGGTTCCCGCGGATCGTCGGGGGCCGGGCCGGCCATGGATCTACGGCGAGCGCCGCATCGACCTGGCGAAGCGGGCGGGACAGCGGCGGGGCTGGTCCACAGAGGTGTTCGACCTGTACGACGGAAACCTGATCAAGCGGTGCAAGACCTTCACGGCGACATGGCGGCCAGCCGGAGGCGCGTTCCGGGTGGTGATGGTGGACGAGCCGACGGGATGGGTGGCCTACTTCTGCACCGACCTGGCGGCCGCGGTCGCGGACATCCTGGGGACGATATCTAATCGCTTCGGCCTGGAGATCACGTTCCGCGATTGTAAACAGGTCGTCGGGGCGGGCCAGCAGCAGGTGCGGTTCATCCACGCCGGCGTCGGGGCGTTCCACGACTGCCTGTGGACATTCACGCTTACCGAGGCATGGGCGTGGGGCCGCGATGAGGATGCCCTGGTGGACCGCTCGGACTTGCCTTGGGACTCCCTCCTGCGCCGGCCGAGCTTCGTGGACAAGCGGCGTGCCTGGCGGCGCGAATTGCTGGGCGAGCAGATTCATGCGGCTCTGCGGCCCGGGGCCACCGACGAGGAAATCCAAGCCGCCGCCGAACGGTTGCTCAGCCTGGCCGCTTGA